A single window of Mesoplodon densirostris isolate mMesDen1 chromosome 13, mMesDen1 primary haplotype, whole genome shotgun sequence DNA harbors:
- the LOC132500796 gene encoding uncharacterized protein NKAPD1: MSRVPLGKVLLRNVIRHTDAHNKIQEESDMWKIRELEKQMEDVYRGTKRKMLPSSSSRMRSDGFDEESQRDYWRPKSEISGALDDDFLKAKSWNKKLHDYEANMPDRWGHSGYKELYPEEFETDSDQQDITNGKKTSPQVKSSTHESHKHKKSKKSHKKKQKKKSHKKQKKSKKEATDITADSSSEFSEETGASSTRKRKQSHKRKKKSRKKSLKKSALFLEVECDTSQSDDSASSSSEESEERDSKKTKRKKRDKKAHIPVVNSEIQERTNKRTNWKVATDERSAESSEDD, translated from the coding sequence ATGTCCCGAGTTCCCTTGGGGAAAGTCCTCCTGAGGAACGTCATCCGGCACACAGATGCTCACAATAAGATTCAGGAGGAATCAGATATGTGGAAAATAAGAGAGCTGGAGAAACAGATGGAAGATGTGTACCGGGGGACGAAAAGGAAAATGTTACCCAGCAGTTCAAGCCGGATGCGTAGTGATGGTTTTGATGAAGAAAGTCAAAGAGACTACTGGAGGCCAAAGAGTGAAATTTCTGGGGCACTGGATGATGATTTTCTTAAGGCTAAATCCTGGAACAAGAAGTTACATGATTATGAAGCTAACATGCCAGACAGATGGGGTCACAGTGGATATAAAGAGTTATACCCTGAAGAATTTGAAACAGACAGTGATCAGCAAGATATTACCAATGGGAAGAAAACATCTCCCCAGGTAAAATCATCTACCcatgaatctcacaaacacaaGAAGTCAAAGAAATCCcacaaaaaaaagcagaaaaaaaagtcacacaaaaaacagaagaaaagcaaaaaggaagCCACAGATATAACAGCAGATTCCTCAAGTGAGTTCTCAGAAGAAACTGGGGCTTCTAGTACcaggaaaaggaaacaatcacatAAGCGCAAGAAAAAATCCAGGAAGAAATCTCTCAAGAAATCTGCTTTATTCTTAGAGGTGGAGTGTGACACTTCCCAGTCAGATGATTCTGCATCCAGCAGTTCTGAGGAAAGTGAGGAAAGAGACAGtaagaaaaccaaaaggaaaaagagagataaaaaaGCCCACATCCCTGTAGTCAACAGTGAAATACAGGAGAGGACAAACAAACGCACAAATTGGAAAGTGGCTACAGATGAGAGGTCTGCTGAGAGTTCAGAGGATGACTAA